CGGGGCCAACTATCATGGTTGGCAAATTCAACCGAATGGGATTAGTGTGCAGGAATGCCTGATGAAAGCATTGTCTACCTTTCTGCGTCGCGAAATAGAAATAATAGGAGCGGGTCGTACGGACGCCGGAGTGCATGCTTCTCTGATGGTTGCTCATTTTGACTTCGATGAGCTGTTGGATGAAATATCAGTTGCCGACAAATTAAACCGTCTGTTGCCTCCCGATATTTCCATTTATCGTGTTTGCCGGGTCCGGCCGGATGCACATGCTCGCTTTGATGCGACTGCGCGAACTTACAAGTATTATGTAACGACATCAAAATATCCTTTTAACCGGCAATATCGTTGGCGGGTTTATAATCAGTTGGATTATGCGCTCATGAATGAAGCTGCACGTACCCTTTTCGAGTACACTGACTTTACGAGCTTCAGCAAACTTCATACGGATGTAAAAACCAATATATGCCATATCACTCATGCCGAATGGACGCAAGAAGATGATGCTACCTGGGTATTTACCATCCGTGCCGACCGTTTCCTGCGAAATATGGTGCGAGCCATTGTAGGTACGCTGATTGAAGTGGGACGGGGGAAACTTACTATCGAAGGGTTCCGTAAGGTCATTGAACAACAAGACCGTGGCAAAGCGGGTACTTCTGCACCAGGAAATGCTCTTTTCCTGGTAAATGTAGAATACCCCGAAAGTATATTTGAAAGTAGTAAATAGTAAATCTTAAAATAGTAAATATCCTCATGTGGTTATTATTAGCATTTCTCTCGGCTACTTTGCTGGGCTTTTATGATGTATTCAAGAAGAAATCGTTGAAGGATAATGCGGTACTTCCCGTTTTGTTTCTAAATACATTTTTTTCCAGTCTCATCTTTCTGCCGTTTATCCTGATATCCGTATATAAACCGGACCTGTTGGGAGGAACGATATTTAATGTTCCCGTTGTTGGCTGGGAACAACATAAATATATCATCATCAAGTCGTTCATCGTACTGGCTTCGTGGATATTTGGATATTTCGGAATGAAACATCTGCCTTTAACCATAGTAGGACCTATCAACGCTACCCGTCCGGTGATGGTGCTCGTGGGGGCGATGCTGGTATTTGGCGAACGGTTGAATCTCTATCAATGGATCGGGGTAATGCTGGCTATTGTTTCTTTCTTTATGTTAAGTCGTTCGGGGAAGAAAGAAGGAATTGATTTTAAGCATAACAAATGGATATTCTTTATCGTGCTGGCTGCTATTACAGGTGCTATCAGCGGATTGTATGACAAGTATCTGATGAAGTCTCTGAATCCGATGTTGGTACAATCCTGGTATAATGTTTATCAGGTCTTTATTATGTGTCCGATCCTGTTATTGCTTTGGTGGCCTAAAAGAAAGTCTACCACCCCGTTTCGCTGGGACTGGACGATTATCCTGATTTCTATCTTTCTTTCGGCTGCCGATTTCGTTTACTTTTATGCATTGAGTTATGACGATTCTATGATTTCCATTGTTTCGATGGTCCGTCGGGGAAGTGTAGTAGTCTCTTTCACTTTCGGTGCGCTTATCTTCCGTGAAAAGAATTTAAAAAGCAAAGCGATTGATCTGATACTGGTGTTAATCGGAATGATATTCTTATATTTGGGGTCTAAAAGTTAAAACAGTTACATAAAATCTGTTTGCCACAGGTTAAATAAGATAGATATGAAAATAAATAAATTTGTAATCACTATATTCTTTTCTGCTGTCGGGCTCTTTGCTTCGAACACTCTTTGGGCACAAGAAGCCAAAACGCTGTTTGTGAATATGCCGGATTCTCTAAGCCCGTTACTAACCAAAGTGAACCGGGAAGATTGTATTGACTTTCTGGAAAGTAAGATGAAAGCGCAAGTAGAGAATCGTTTTGGCAAGAAGTCGGAGATGACTGATCTAAGTAAAGATTATATCCGTATGCAGATGTCTTCTCAATCTACCTGGCAGATGAAAGTATTGGCTTTGAATGACTCTACGAACGTGATCTGTACAGTCTCTACAGCTTGTGCACCTGCCTGCGATAGCAGCATCCGTTTCTATGCAGATGACTGGAAACCGCTTACGGCATCTCTCTTTATTACCCTGCCTGTGATGGGCGACTTTCTGAATACACCGGATTCAGCAGGCGTTTATGAGTTTGACGAAGCACGCCGTTCGGCAGATATGCTATTGATGAAGGCCGATTTTAATAAGGAAAATACAGAATTGACTGTTACATTAACCACTCCTGACTATATGTCAAAGGAGGCGGCAGAGAAGCTGAAACCATTTCTCCGTCGTCCTATTGTCTATCATTGGAAGAATGGGGCATTTGTTAAATTGAAAACAGAGGATTAAAAATTGAGAAATAGGGATGATTCAATAATATCCCTGATTAAAGATTTCAAAAAAAGGCTGGCTAACAAGTCTCTCATTAATAATTTCACCCGCGC
The Bacteroides caecimuris DNA segment above includes these coding regions:
- a CDS encoding DMT family transporter — translated: MWLLLAFLSATLLGFYDVFKKKSLKDNAVLPVLFLNTFFSSLIFLPFILISVYKPDLLGGTIFNVPVVGWEQHKYIIIKSFIVLASWIFGYFGMKHLPLTIVGPINATRPVMVLVGAMLVFGERLNLYQWIGVMLAIVSFFMLSRSGKKEGIDFKHNKWIFFIVLAAITGAISGLYDKYLMKSLNPMLVQSWYNVYQVFIMCPILLLLWWPKRKSTTPFRWDWTIILISIFLSAADFVYFYALSYDDSMISIVSMVRRGSVVVSFTFGALIFREKNLKSKAIDLILVLIGMIFLYLGSKS
- the truA gene encoding tRNA pseudouridine(38-40) synthase TruA — translated: MQRYFIYLAYDGANYHGWQIQPNGISVQECLMKALSTFLRREIEIIGAGRTDAGVHASLMVAHFDFDELLDEISVADKLNRLLPPDISIYRVCRVRPDAHARFDATARTYKYYVTTSKYPFNRQYRWRVYNQLDYALMNEAARTLFEYTDFTSFSKLHTDVKTNICHITHAEWTQEDDATWVFTIRADRFLRNMVRAIVGTLIEVGRGKLTIEGFRKVIEQQDRGKAGTSAPGNALFLVNVEYPESIFESSK
- a CDS encoding DUF3256 family protein, coding for MKINKFVITIFFSAVGLFASNTLWAQEAKTLFVNMPDSLSPLLTKVNREDCIDFLESKMKAQVENRFGKKSEMTDLSKDYIRMQMSSQSTWQMKVLALNDSTNVICTVSTACAPACDSSIRFYADDWKPLTASLFITLPVMGDFLNTPDSAGVYEFDEARRSADMLLMKADFNKENTELTVTLTTPDYMSKEAAEKLKPFLRRPIVYHWKNGAFVKLKTED